Sequence from the Amycolatopsis sp. NBC_00345 genome:
GTGGTAGCCGAAGCAGGCGCCGCAGGTCGAGTTCGTCACCACGCCGCCGGCGTCGGCGATGTCCTGCAGGTAGCCCAGGCGCAGCGCGTCGCGGTACACACGCTGGGACGCCGGGGTGACGAGCAGCCGGACGCCGGGGGCGACGGTCCGGCCGCGCAGGATCCCCGCGGCGATGCGGAGGTCCTCGAGCTGGCCGTTCGCGCACGAGCCGATGAACGCCTGGTCGATCCGCCGGTTTTCGATGGCGGAGACCGGAACCCCGTTGTGGCTCACCGTCCCCGGCCGCGCGACGTAGGGCTCCAGCCGGGACAGGTCGATCCGCCGTACGTCTGCATAGGACGCGTCCGGGTCGGCGTCCGCGGCCTCGAAGCCGGTGACGCCGTGCTCGTCCAGGTACTCGCGCAGCACGTCATCGACGCCGAAGGTGCTGAAGTCGGCGGAGACCTCCGCGCCCTGCGTGGCGATGGTCCGCCGGTCGTGGACCGGCACACTCGCCAGCCCGGGGCCGCCGAACTCCAGGTTCGTGTTCGCCGCGTCGCCGAACTCGTTCGCGAGGTGCAGGAAAACGTCCTTCCCGCTGACGCCCTCGGGTTTCTCGCCGGTCAGCTCGTACCGGATCGTCGGCGCGACCTGGAACCAGGTGCGGCCGGTGCACAGGATGGAGAACACCTCGGCCGGGCCGAGGCCGCGCGCGGCGGTGTTGTACGCGCCGGCCGCGCAGGTGTGCGAGTCCGTGCAGGCGAGCACCTCACCCGGGCGGGCCAGCCCGTTCTCGGCGATCACCTGGTGGCAGATCCCGTGCCGGCCCACGTCGTAGAACCGCTTGATGCCGAAGTCCGCCACGAACTTCCGGGCGAGCGGGCCGCCGGCCGCGTCCTTTATGGACGGCGCGGGCACCGCGTGGTCCATCACCACGGCGACCTTGTCCGGGTCGTGGATGCGCGTGGGCTGCAGCCACCGCGTGGCGAACTGCAGGTCGATCAGCACGCACAGGTCGACGTCCACGGTCACCGTGTCGCCGGGGCGCACCCGTTCGACGCCTGCCTTGCGGGCCAGGAGCTTCTCGATCATCGTCAGGCCCACGGTTCAGGCTCCCTTCGCGGTGCGGTGGCGCTCGCCCAGCTCGGCCCACTCGGCGAGCCCGACGAGGTCGAAGAATTCGGCGGGAGAGCCCGGGACCAGCGCCTTCGGGTCGGTGCCCGCCAGCTCCGCGAGGCCGGTCAGCATCGCGAACGCGGCGGCGCCGAGCGGCAGCGACGGGTGGATGGCGATCGCGTATCCCAGCTCCTGCAGGCGTTCTGCCGATTCGATCGGGGTCAGGCCGCCGAGCACCAGGTTGATCAGCAACGGCGCCTCGACCTCCGCGGCGATCCGCTCGATCTCGTCCACGCCCTGGGGCGCCTCGACGAAGATCACGTCCGCTCCCGCGCGGGCGTAGGCGTTCGCGCGTTCGATGGCGGCGTCCA
This genomic interval carries:
- a CDS encoding 3-isopropylmalate dehydratase large subunit — its product is MGLTMIEKLLARKAGVERVRPGDTVTVDVDLCVLIDLQFATRWLQPTRIHDPDKVAVVMDHAVPAPSIKDAAGGPLARKFVADFGIKRFYDVGRHGICHQVIAENGLARPGEVLACTDSHTCAAGAYNTAARGLGPAEVFSILCTGRTWFQVAPTIRYELTGEKPEGVSGKDVFLHLANEFGDAANTNLEFGGPGLASVPVHDRRTIATQGAEVSADFSTFGVDDVLREYLDEHGVTGFEAADADPDASYADVRRIDLSRLEPYVARPGTVSHNGVPVSAIENRRIDQAFIGSCANGQLEDLRIAAGILRGRTVAPGVRLLVTPASQRVYRDALRLGYLQDIADAGGVVTNSTCGACFGYHMGVVGPGEVCLTSSTRNFTGRMGSTEAEIYMASPATVAASAVAGVITDPRKATA